One stretch of Armigeres subalbatus isolate Guangzhou_Male chromosome 2, GZ_Asu_2, whole genome shotgun sequence DNA includes these proteins:
- the LOC134214573 gene encoding ceramide-1-phosphate transfer protein-like produces MPEEKFNLQKVQTYFEQCASEDDDVLIDPYLEAFRELNKFLSMMGTVFGFICNEIKEKIRILESLRQDQMHGVQFETVRKMMDYETNNGLVNKKGYVSGCRTMQRLHRGLNFIYVFLNQLSGLEDANAKTSDICQQSYNDTLAEFHPWVIRKGAIMAMYSLPSRNEFLEKMCGDVNATLKLLPEMLHVGRGIYDRTHNLYTEYKLHGLP; encoded by the exons ATGCCGGAGGAAAAATTTAACCTTCAAAAAGTGCAAACTTATTTTGAGCAATGTGCTTCTGAAGATGATGATGTTTTGATTGATCCATATTTGGAGGCATTTCGTGAACTTAATAA ATTTTTATCGATGATGGGAACTGTCTTTGGATTTATTTGCAATGAAATCAAAGAGAAGATAAGAATACTTGAAAGTTTACGCCAGGACCAGATGCACGGTGTGCAGTTCGAAACCGTTAGAAAGATGATGGATTACGAAACGAATAACGGCTTGGTGAATAAGAAAGGATATGTATCAGGTTGTCGGACTATGCAACGGCTTCACAGAGGGTTGA ATTTCATCTATGTGTTTCTCAATCAGTTATCAGGGTTAGAAGACGCAAACGCCAAAACTAGCGATATCTGTCAACAGTCATACAATGATACTTTAGCTGAATTTCATCCCTGGGTTATTCGAAAAGGTGCTATCATGGCCATGTATTCACTACCTAGCCGAAACGAGTTCCTAGAAAAAATGTGCGGCGATGTCAATGCAACGCTCAAGCTGCTACCGGAAATGCTGCACGTAGGTCGTGGAATATACGACAGAACTCATAACCTATATACGGAGTACAAGCTTCATGGACTACCATAA